A region from the Stutzerimonas stutzeri genome encodes:
- a CDS encoding cytochrome D1 domain-containing protein, which produces MMRPTLLLAAASLLLGACAGQPLRGTGDLGVVVERATGSLQIVETTGQTRLARIEGLGDLSHASVVFSRDERFAYVFGRDGGLTKVDLLRQRIDKRVIQGGNSIGGAISQDGKLIAVGNYEPGGVKVFDALTLELVADVPATPLADGSRNSRVVGVIDAPGRRFIYSLFDTGESWLLDFSQGNTPVVTRFEHVGKQPYDGLLTPEGRYYIAGLFGEDGMAKIDLWHPDRGVERIIDGYGRGQEKLPVYKMPHLEGWTVAGDQTFVPAVGQHRVLVMDTQSWKQTDAIDVAGQPVFVMSRPDTRQLWVNFAHPDNGKVQVIDTETHQIIKTLEPGPAVLHMEFTPRGEQLWLSVRDGNEVQVWDPYTLQLLKRLPADSPSGIFFSSRAHETGL; this is translated from the coding sequence ATGATGCGTCCAACCCTGTTGCTGGCCGCGGCCAGCCTGCTGCTCGGCGCCTGTGCCGGGCAACCACTGCGTGGCACCGGTGACCTCGGCGTGGTGGTGGAGCGTGCCACCGGCAGCCTGCAGATCGTCGAGACCACCGGCCAGACGCGCCTGGCCCGCATCGAGGGGCTGGGCGACCTGTCCCACGCCTCGGTGGTGTTTTCCCGCGACGAGCGCTTCGCCTACGTCTTCGGCCGCGACGGCGGGCTGACCAAGGTCGACCTGCTGCGCCAGCGCATCGACAAACGCGTCATCCAGGGCGGCAACAGCATCGGTGGCGCCATCAGCCAGGACGGCAAGCTGATCGCCGTCGGCAACTACGAGCCCGGCGGCGTGAAAGTCTTCGATGCCCTGACGCTGGAGCTGGTCGCCGATGTCCCGGCCACGCCGCTGGCCGACGGCAGCCGCAATTCGCGCGTGGTCGGCGTCATCGACGCACCCGGCCGGCGCTTCATCTACAGCCTGTTCGACACCGGCGAGAGCTGGTTGCTGGACTTCAGCCAGGGCAACACACCGGTCGTGACCCGCTTCGAGCACGTCGGCAAGCAACCCTATGACGGCCTGCTGACCCCGGAAGGCCGCTATTACATCGCCGGTCTGTTCGGCGAGGACGGCATGGCCAAGATCGACCTCTGGCACCCCGACCGCGGCGTCGAGCGGATCATCGACGGCTACGGCCGCGGCCAGGAAAAACTGCCGGTCTACAAGATGCCGCACCTGGAAGGCTGGACGGTGGCGGGCGATCAGACCTTCGTTCCCGCGGTCGGCCAGCACCGCGTACTTGTGATGGACACTCAGAGCTGGAAGCAGACCGACGCCATCGACGTCGCCGGCCAGCCGGTGTTCGTGATGTCACGCCCGGATACGCGGCAACTCTGGGTCAACTTCGCCCACCCGGACAACGGCAAGGTGCAGGTGATCGACACGGAAACCCACCAGATCATCAAGACCCTCGAACCCGGTCCGGCGGTGCTGCATATGGAATTCACTCCGCGCGGCGAGCAACTCTGGCTGTCGGTGCGCGACGGCAACGAGGTGCAGGTCTGGGACCCTTACACGCTACAACTGCTCAAGCGCCTGCCGGCCGACAGCCCGAGCGGCATCTTCTTCTCAAGCCGCGCCCACGAGACGGGGTTGTGA
- a CDS encoding c-type cytochrome produces MLRSRHAVIGLGLTLVSLLPFSTALAAGVSAERQGQLERLLLQDCGSCHGMRLTGGLGPALTRDAIAGKARETLIATVTHGRPDTAMPAWNALLGEQDIAWLVDRLIEGKPTP; encoded by the coding sequence ATGCTTCGGTCCCGCCACGCAGTCATCGGTTTGGGGCTCACCCTGGTGTCCCTCCTCCCCTTTTCCACCGCCCTGGCGGCCGGCGTCTCAGCCGAGCGCCAGGGTCAGCTCGAACGCCTGCTGTTGCAGGACTGCGGTTCCTGCCACGGCATGCGCCTGACCGGCGGCCTGGGCCCTGCGCTGACCCGCGACGCCATCGCCGGCAAAGCCCGCGAAACCCTGATCGCCACCGTGACCCACGGTAGGCCCGACACTGCAATGCCCGCCTGGAACGCCCTGCTCGGCGAGCAGGACATCGCCTGGCTGGTAGACCGACTGATCGAAGGAAAGCCCACGCCATGA
- a CDS encoding c-type cytochrome, translated as MKKVLIPLLALGGAMVLQPAMAQDGEALFKSKPCAACHSIDTKIVGPAFKDVAAKYAGQEGAADLLAGHIKNGTVGAWGQIPMPPNPVTEEEAKTLAEWVLSQK; from the coding sequence ATGAAGAAAGTACTGATCCCACTGCTCGCCCTCGGCGGCGCAATGGTCCTGCAGCCTGCCATGGCACAGGACGGTGAAGCGCTGTTCAAGAGCAAGCCTTGCGCGGCCTGCCACAGCATCGACACCAAGATCGTAGGACCTGCATTCAAGGACGTCGCAGCCAAGTACGCCGGTCAGGAAGGCGCTGCCGACCTGCTCGCAGGCCACATCAAGAACGGCACCGTAGGCGCCTGGGGCCAGATCCCGATGCCGCCAAACCCTGTCACCGAAGAAGAAGCCAAAACCCTCGCCGAGTGGGTTCTGAGCCAGAAGTAA
- a CDS encoding nitrite reductase, whose amino-acid sequence MSKHLLAGVLAGFSLLGLAVAQAAVNAENADAALKGEASVIDPASAQVLHTPGAPDLSTAEFDKAKEIYFQRCAGCHGVLRKGATGKPLTPDITQERGQAYLEALITYGSPAGMPNWGTSNALTKDEITLMAKFIQHTPPTPPEWGMGQMKDSWKVLVKPEDRPKKQMNDLDLPNLFSVTLRDDGKIALIDGKTKDIVKTIDTGYAVHISRMSASGRYLFVIGRDAKIDMIDLWAKEPIKVAEIKVGVEARSVETSKYKGYEDKYVIAGDYWPPQFTIMDGETLEPLQIVSTRGMTAATQEYHPEPRVAAIIASHEHPEFIVNVKETGKVMLVNYEDIDNLTTTTIGTAPFLHDGGWDVSHRYFMTAANNSNKVAVIDSKDRKLAAQVDVGKTPHPGRGANFVHPKFGPVWATSHLGDETISLIGTDPDKHPDQAWKVVETLKGQGGGSLFIKTHPKSKHIYLDTTFNPDAKVSQSAAVFNIDDLGAGYTVLPIGEWSGLTGGAKRVVQPEYNKAGDEVWFSVWSGQEEQSAIVVVDDKTLKLKKVIKDKRLITPTGKFNVYNTQHDVY is encoded by the coding sequence ATGAGCAAACATTTACTGGCAGGCGTTCTCGCCGGCTTTTCACTGCTCGGTCTGGCAGTCGCCCAGGCAGCGGTCAATGCGGAAAACGCCGACGCGGCGCTCAAGGGCGAGGCCAGCGTCATCGATCCGGCGAGCGCCCAGGTGCTCCACACACCCGGCGCTCCGGACCTGAGCACCGCTGAATTCGACAAAGCCAAGGAAATCTACTTCCAGCGTTGCGCTGGCTGCCACGGCGTGTTGCGCAAGGGCGCGACCGGCAAGCCGCTGACCCCCGACATCACGCAGGAGCGCGGCCAGGCCTATCTTGAAGCCCTGATCACCTACGGCTCGCCTGCCGGCATGCCCAACTGGGGCACCTCCAACGCGCTCACCAAGGACGAAATCACCTTGATGGCCAAGTTCATCCAGCACACCCCGCCGACGCCGCCGGAGTGGGGCATGGGCCAGATGAAGGATTCCTGGAAGGTACTGGTCAAGCCAGAGGATCGGCCGAAGAAACAGATGAACGATCTCGATCTGCCCAACCTGTTCTCCGTCACCCTGCGCGACGACGGCAAGATCGCCCTGATCGACGGCAAGACCAAGGACATCGTCAAGACCATCGACACCGGCTACGCCGTGCACATCTCGCGCATGTCCGCTTCCGGGCGTTATCTGTTCGTGATCGGCCGCGACGCAAAGATCGACATGATCGACCTCTGGGCCAAGGAGCCGATCAAGGTCGCCGAGATCAAGGTGGGCGTCGAAGCCCGCTCGGTGGAGACCTCGAAATACAAGGGCTACGAGGACAAATACGTGATCGCCGGCGACTACTGGCCGCCGCAGTTCACCATCATGGACGGCGAGACCCTGGAGCCGCTGCAGATCGTCTCGACCCGCGGCATGACCGCTGCGACCCAGGAGTACCACCCGGAACCACGCGTGGCGGCGATCATCGCGTCGCACGAGCACCCGGAGTTCATCGTCAACGTCAAGGAAACCGGCAAGGTCATGCTGGTCAACTACGAAGACATCGACAACCTGACCACCACCACGATCGGCACCGCGCCCTTCCTGCATGACGGCGGTTGGGACGTCAGCCATCGCTACTTCATGACGGCGGCGAACAACTCCAACAAGGTCGCGGTGATCGACTCCAAGGACCGCAAGCTCGCTGCCCAGGTCGACGTCGGCAAGACCCCGCACCCGGGTCGCGGCGCCAACTTCGTGCACCCGAAATTCGGACCAGTCTGGGCCACCAGCCACCTGGGCGACGAGACCATCTCGCTGATCGGCACCGATCCGGACAAGCACCCGGACCAGGCGTGGAAAGTGGTCGAGACCCTCAAGGGCCAGGGCGGCGGCTCGCTGTTCATCAAGACCCACCCGAAATCCAAGCACATCTACCTGGACACCACCTTCAACCCGGACGCCAAGGTCAGCCAGTCGGCCGCGGTGTTCAACATCGACGATCTGGGGGCGGGCTACACTGTCCTGCCGATTGGTGAATGGTCCGGCCTGACCGGTGGAGCCAAGCGTGTCGTGCAGCCGGAGTACAACAAAGCCGGCGACGAAGTCTGGTTCTCGGTCTGGAGTGGCCAGGAGGAGCAATCGGCGATCGTGGTGGTCGATGATAAGACGCTAAAGCTGAAAAAGGTGATCAAAGACAAAAGGTTGATCACCCCAACCGGTAAATTTAACGTCTACAACACTCAGCACGACGTGTACTGA
- a CDS encoding CbbQ/NirQ/NorQ/GpvN family protein: protein MNAPEKFADLPGAPFYQSLGNEEALFEQAWRHGMPVLIKGPTGCGKTRFVQHMAHRLNLPLYTVACHDDLSAADLVGRHLIGAQGTWWQDGPLTRAVREGGICYLDEVVEARQDTAVVLHPLADDRRELFIERTGEALKAPPGFMLVVSYNPGYQNLLKGMKPSTRQRFVAMRFDYPAAAEEVRIVANEAQVDATLAHQVVKLGQALRRLEQHDLEEVASTRLLIFTARMIRSGMSPREACLACLAEPLSDDAQTVAALMDVVDVHFA, encoded by the coding sequence ATGAACGCGCCCGAGAAGTTTGCCGACCTGCCTGGTGCTCCGTTTTACCAGTCGCTGGGCAATGAGGAGGCGCTCTTCGAGCAGGCCTGGCGCCACGGTATGCCGGTGCTGATCAAGGGCCCGACTGGCTGTGGCAAGACCCGTTTCGTGCAGCACATGGCCCATCGGCTCAACCTGCCGCTGTACACCGTGGCCTGCCACGATGACCTCAGTGCGGCGGATCTGGTCGGCCGTCACCTGATCGGCGCCCAGGGCACCTGGTGGCAGGACGGCCCGCTGACCCGTGCCGTGCGTGAAGGCGGCATCTGCTACCTCGATGAGGTGGTCGAGGCGCGGCAGGACACCGCGGTCGTCCTTCACCCCTTGGCCGACGACCGCCGCGAGCTGTTCATCGAGCGTACCGGCGAGGCGCTGAAGGCACCGCCGGGTTTCATGCTGGTGGTCAGCTACAACCCCGGCTACCAGAACCTGCTCAAGGGCATGAAGCCCAGCACCCGGCAGCGTTTCGTCGCGATGCGCTTCGATTATCCGGCAGCCGCCGAGGAGGTGCGCATCGTCGCCAACGAGGCGCAGGTGGACGCCACGCTGGCGCATCAGGTGGTCAAGCTCGGGCAGGCCCTGCGCCGTCTCGAGCAGCATGATCTGGAAGAGGTCGCCTCGACCCGCCTGCTGATCTTCACCGCGCGGATGATCCGCTCCGGCATGAGCCCGCGAGAGGCCTGCCTGGCCTGCCTGGCCGAGCCGCTGTCGGATGATGCGCAAACCGTCGCGGCGCTGATGGATGTGGTTGATGTCCACTTCGCTTGA
- a CDS encoding cytochrome c oxidase subunit 3 family protein, producing MSTSLEARTTRRLPGDLAMWFFILAELTVFAILILAFAVAQWLNPELFHESRAALDSSIGLALTLSLLTSGLFAALAVEQVRMAQSRRAAVLLLTALISASVYVVLKLNEYSHLSALGLGLEHNTFFTLYWILTGFHFLHVLLGMVILGWMAERCRRRAYTASDCAGLESGVLYWHMVDMVWVLLFPLVYIIN from the coding sequence ATGTCCACTTCGCTTGAGGCCCGCACGACGCGGCGATTGCCGGGCGATCTGGCGATGTGGTTCTTCATCCTCGCCGAGCTGACCGTCTTCGCGATTCTGATCCTGGCCTTTGCCGTGGCGCAATGGCTCAACCCCGAGCTGTTCCATGAAAGCCGGGCGGCGCTGGACAGCTCGATCGGCCTGGCGCTGACCCTGAGCCTGCTGACCTCCGGCCTGTTCGCCGCCCTGGCGGTGGAGCAGGTGCGCATGGCCCAGTCGCGCCGCGCGGCGGTGCTGCTGCTGACCGCGCTGATCAGCGCCAGCGTCTATGTGGTGCTCAAGCTCAACGAGTACAGCCACCTTTCCGCGCTGGGATTGGGGCTGGAGCACAACACCTTCTTCACCCTCTACTGGATTCTCACCGGCTTTCACTTCCTGCATGTGCTGCTGGGCATGGTCATCCTCGGCTGGATGGCCGAGCGCTGCCGCCGCCGCGCCTATACGGCGTCGGACTGCGCCGGGCTGGAGTCCGGGGTGCTCTATTGGCACATGGTGGATATGGTCTGGGTGCTGCTGTTCCCGCTGGTTTACATCATCAATTGA
- a CDS encoding cytochrome C oxidase subunit IV family protein, translating to MSASIVLVLCWFGLALLTTLTVLLGSSGSTLLLAAGVLAVALVKAWLISDGFMELRHAPRMWRLLLLCWPLAMAGGILLAMMV from the coding sequence ATGTCCGCGTCGATCGTGCTGGTGCTCTGCTGGTTCGGCCTTGCGCTGCTGACCACGCTCACCGTGCTGCTGGGCAGCTCCGGCTCGACCCTGCTGCTCGCCGCCGGGGTGCTGGCGGTTGCGCTGGTCAAGGCCTGGCTGATATCCGACGGCTTCATGGAACTGCGCCACGCACCGCGAATGTGGCGCCTGCTGCTGCTCTGCTGGCCGCTGGCGATGGCCGGCGGAATTCTGTTGGCGATGATGGTGTAG
- a CDS encoding c-type cytochrome, whose protein sequence is MSETFTKGMARNIYFGGSVFFFLVFLGLTYHTEQTFPDRSNEATLTESVVRGKAVWENNNCIGCHSLLGEGAYFAPELGNVFVRRGEDAAFKPFLQAWMKAQPLGAPGRRAMPQFNLSEQQVDDLAEFLKWTSKIDTNNWPPNKEG, encoded by the coding sequence ATGTCCGAGACCTTTACCAAGGGGATGGCCAGAAACATCTACTTCGGGGGAAGCGTGTTCTTCTTCCTGGTGTTTCTAGGCCTGACCTATCACACAGAGCAGACCTTTCCAGACCGTTCCAACGAAGCGACGCTGACCGAGTCAGTGGTACGCGGCAAGGCCGTCTGGGAGAACAACAACTGCATCGGCTGCCACAGCCTGCTGGGCGAAGGCGCCTACTTCGCGCCGGAGCTGGGCAACGTCTTCGTGCGTCGCGGCGAGGATGCGGCCTTCAAGCCCTTTTTGCAGGCGTGGATGAAGGCACAGCCTCTGGGCGCTCCAGGGCGCAGGGCGATGCCCCAGTTCAACCTGAGCGAGCAGCAGGTCGACGATCTCGCCGAATTCCTCAAGTGGACCTCGAAGATCGACACCAACAACTGGCCGCCAAACAAGGAGGGCTAA
- a CDS encoding cbb3-type cytochrome c oxidase subunit I yields MSIMNPHLKFQSQAVAKPYFVFALMLFVGQILFGLIMGLQYVVGDFLFPLLPFNVARMVHTNLLIVWLLFGFMGAAYYLIPEEADRELHSPKLAIILFWVFAAAGVLTILGYLFVPYAGLAALTHNELLPTMGREFLEQPTITKMGIVVVALGFLYNIGMTMLKGRKTAISMVMMTGLVGLAVFFLFSFYNPENLARDKYYWWFVVHLWVEGVWELIMGSMLAFVLIKITGVDREVIEKWLYVIIAMALITGIIGTGHHFFWIGAPEVWLWLGSIFSAMEPLPFFAMVLFSLNMVNRRRRQHPNKAASLWAIGTTVTAFLGAGVWGFLHTLAPVNYYTHGSQLTAAHGHLAFYGAYAMIIMTMISYAMPRLRGLGEAPDARAQRVEIWGFWLMTISMVMITLFLTAAGLVQVWLQRIPADGAAMSFMNTAEQLRVFFWLRLIAGVFFMIGLICYLSSFRQRGRVTADAPAAVAAA; encoded by the coding sequence ATGAGCATCATGAATCCGCATCTCAAGTTTCAATCGCAGGCCGTCGCCAAACCCTACTTCGTGTTTGCGCTGATGCTCTTCGTCGGCCAGATCCTGTTCGGCCTGATCATGGGCCTGCAGTATGTCGTCGGTGACTTCCTGTTCCCGTTGCTACCGTTCAACGTCGCACGGATGGTCCACACCAACCTGCTGATCGTCTGGCTGCTGTTCGGCTTCATGGGCGCGGCCTACTACCTCATCCCCGAGGAAGCGGACCGCGAACTGCACAGCCCGAAACTGGCGATCATCCTGTTCTGGGTCTTCGCCGCCGCCGGCGTGCTGACCATTCTCGGCTACCTCTTCGTGCCCTACGCCGGCCTGGCCGCGCTGACGCACAACGAGCTGCTGCCGACCATGGGCCGCGAGTTCCTCGAGCAACCGACCATCACCAAGATGGGTATCGTGGTGGTCGCCCTGGGCTTCCTCTACAACATCGGCATGACCATGCTCAAAGGCCGCAAGACGGCGATCAGCATGGTGATGATGACCGGTCTGGTCGGCCTGGCGGTGTTCTTCCTGTTCTCCTTCTACAACCCGGAAAACCTGGCGCGCGACAAGTACTACTGGTGGTTCGTGGTGCACCTGTGGGTCGAAGGCGTGTGGGAACTGATCATGGGTTCGATGCTGGCCTTCGTGCTGATCAAGATCACCGGCGTCGACCGCGAAGTGATCGAGAAGTGGCTCTACGTGATCATCGCCATGGCCCTGATCACCGGCATCATCGGTACCGGTCACCACTTCTTCTGGATCGGTGCGCCTGAGGTCTGGTTGTGGCTGGGCTCGATCTTCTCCGCGATGGAACCGCTGCCGTTCTTCGCCATGGTGCTGTTCTCGCTGAACATGGTGAACCGTCGCCGTCGCCAGCATCCGAACAAGGCTGCCTCGCTCTGGGCCATCGGCACGACCGTGACGGCGTTCCTCGGGGCTGGCGTGTGGGGCTTCCTGCACACCCTGGCACCGGTGAACTACTACACCCACGGCTCGCAACTGACGGCTGCCCACGGTCACCTGGCCTTCTACGGTGCCTACGCGATGATCATCATGACCATGATCAGCTACGCCATGCCGCGCCTGCGGGGCCTGGGTGAAGCGCCAGATGCCCGTGCTCAGCGCGTCGAGATCTGGGGCTTCTGGCTGATGACCATCTCGATGGTGATGATCACCCTGTTCCTGACTGCCGCTGGCCTAGTACAGGTCTGGTTGCAGCGGATTCCGGCCGACGGGGCAGCGATGTCCTTCATGAATACCGCCGAGCAACTGCGGGTGTTCTTCTGGCTGCGGCTGATCGCCGGGGTGTTCTTCATGATCGGTCTGATCTGCTACCTGAGCAGCTTCAGGCAGCGTGGCCGGGTCACCGCCGACGCGCCCGCTGCTGTCGCTGCGGCTTGA
- a CDS encoding nitric oxide reductase activation protein NorD translates to MAFTVEVEEWVGSVWHRFITRRASPDFPEASVELESMQRSLSVLFRAMGGASGVGVEAANARDLMLRRNLLQQVAGTCKQLPVAWCDASNLRLPQRLAVYPEISLNQDLYRWLALLAAQAGEMRHWARDNQRWTQSILQRFPAMRPRYERLVEAHLQLRPDPASLPRAEGQLELALCQALREPGSVLQFPRSEVAPWPLPMWLYPAENLGVPQATELTEEDQDNHLQAPPTEQKGLRKRAKRVEDSTSKGGLMLFRLENLFSWSEHVELDRQGDDSENEDASRVAEDLDEIAMSRQRMQKGGGLKLHLDLPPSDVDDIPLGEGVKLPEWDYRKQHMQANFVSLQMMLPRGSEPMGLPLRLSPLARKLRRQFEHLRNDRQWLRGQPQGSELDMQAWLDFHVERQHGQCAERGLFMEQRQNRRDLACLLLADLSMSTDAHLDDEHKVIDVITDSLLLFGEALSAVGDDFALYGFSSLRRHQVRMQELKSFKQRYGDDTRGRIQALKPGYYTRMGAAIRQATELLGNCKQRRKLLLLVTDGKPNDLDLYEGRYGVEDTRQAVLEARRQGLLPFCITIDQEAGDYLPYMFGANGYTLIKDPQQLPFRLPQLYKQLTQP, encoded by the coding sequence ATGGCCTTTACCGTCGAAGTCGAAGAGTGGGTCGGCAGTGTCTGGCACCGCTTCATCACCCGCCGCGCCAGCCCGGATTTTCCCGAGGCGAGCGTCGAGCTGGAGAGCATGCAACGCAGCCTGTCGGTGCTGTTTCGTGCGATGGGCGGGGCCAGCGGCGTCGGCGTGGAGGCCGCCAACGCGCGTGATCTGATGTTGCGCCGCAACCTGCTGCAACAGGTCGCCGGCACCTGCAAGCAACTGCCGGTCGCCTGGTGCGATGCGAGCAATCTGCGTTTGCCGCAGCGCCTTGCCGTCTACCCCGAAATCTCACTCAACCAGGATCTCTATCGCTGGCTGGCGCTGCTCGCGGCGCAGGCGGGCGAAATGCGCCACTGGGCGCGCGACAACCAGCGCTGGACCCAATCCATTCTCCAGCGCTTCCCGGCCATGCGGCCGCGTTACGAGCGGCTGGTCGAGGCGCATCTGCAACTGCGCCCGGATCCGGCCAGCCTGCCGCGTGCCGAGGGTCAGCTGGAACTTGCCTTGTGCCAGGCATTGCGCGAACCGGGCAGCGTCTTACAGTTCCCCCGCAGCGAAGTCGCACCCTGGCCGCTGCCGATGTGGCTGTACCCGGCGGAGAACCTCGGTGTGCCCCAGGCCACCGAGCTCACCGAAGAAGACCAGGACAACCACTTGCAGGCCCCACCGACCGAGCAGAAGGGCCTGCGCAAGCGCGCCAAGCGGGTCGAGGACAGCACCAGCAAGGGCGGCCTGATGCTGTTCCGCCTGGAGAACCTGTTCAGCTGGTCCGAGCATGTCGAACTGGATCGCCAGGGCGACGACAGCGAGAACGAGGATGCTTCGCGCGTCGCCGAGGACCTGGATGAGATCGCCATGTCACGTCAGCGCATGCAGAAGGGCGGCGGCCTCAAGCTGCACCTCGACCTGCCGCCGTCGGACGTCGACGACATCCCGCTGGGCGAGGGCGTCAAGCTGCCCGAGTGGGATTACCGCAAGCAGCACATGCAGGCCAATTTCGTCAGTCTGCAGATGATGCTGCCGCGCGGCTCCGAACCCATGGGCCTGCCGCTGCGGCTCAGCCCGCTGGCGCGCAAGCTGCGTCGTCAGTTCGAGCACCTGCGCAACGACCGGCAATGGCTGCGCGGCCAACCCCAGGGCTCGGAGCTGGACATGCAGGCCTGGCTGGATTTTCACGTCGAGCGCCAGCACGGCCAGTGCGCCGAGCGTGGTCTGTTCATGGAGCAACGGCAGAACCGCCGCGACCTGGCCTGCCTGCTGCTGGCGGACCTGTCCATGTCCACCGACGCGCACCTGGACGACGAGCACAAGGTGATCGACGTGATCACCGACAGCCTGTTGCTGTTCGGCGAGGCGCTGTCTGCGGTGGGGGATGATTTCGCCCTGTACGGCTTTTCCTCGCTGCGTCGCCATCAGGTGCGCATGCAGGAGCTCAAGAGCTTCAAACAGCGCTACGGCGACGACACCCGCGGTCGCATCCAGGCGCTCAAACCCGGCTACTACACCCGCATGGGCGCGGCCATTCGCCAGGCCACCGAACTGCTCGGCAACTGCAAGCAGCGGCGCAAGTTGCTGTTGCTGGTGACCGACGGCAAGCCCAACGACCTAGACCTGTACGAGGGCCGCTACGGTGTCGAGGATACTCGCCAGGCTGTACTAGAAGCCCGGCGCCAGGGCCTGCTGCCGTTCTGCATCACCATCGACCAGGAAGCCGGCGACTACCTGCCGTACATGTTCGGCGCCAACGGCTACACCCTGATCAAGGACCCGCAGCAGCTTCCTTTCCGCCTGCCGCAGCTCTACAAGCAGCTGACCCAGCCGTAG
- a CDS encoding DnrP protein has protein sequence MPRCLYCQQLNPPQEAECSHCGMPLPAHADTACERRQRKFFWFCIALTVFCAVMIVWLPRHFFPG, from the coding sequence ATGCCCAGGTGCTTGTACTGTCAACAACTCAACCCGCCGCAAGAAGCCGAATGCAGCCACTGCGGCATGCCCCTGCCCGCGCATGCCGACACCGCATGCGAACGACGCCAGCGCAAATTCTTCTGGTTCTGCATCGCCCTGACGGTGTTCTGTGCCGTGATGATCGTCTGGCTGCCACGCCATTTTTTCCCAGGATGA
- a CDS encoding Crp/Fnr family transcriptional regulator, with protein sequence MVLHRVHNQILRSHHLFEPLNDEQMDELMSASQLLNLDKGDNLFHQGEPAHSFYFVISGAIKIYRLTPDGQEKVFEVIGNRQTFAEAMMLMDTPNYVASAQAVCPTQVYRFSNAAYMRLLEANQKLSFALLGKLSVRLHQRINEIETLSLKNATHRVVRYLMTQLARLKDEGNSFELPMAKQLIAGHLSIQPETFSRIIRRLIDEGIITQEGRQITILDRQRLEQFE encoded by the coding sequence ATGGTGCTTCACCGCGTACATAACCAGATCCTTCGCAGCCACCACCTGTTCGAGCCGCTGAACGACGAGCAGATGGACGAGCTGATGAGTGCCAGCCAGCTGCTCAATCTCGACAAGGGCGACAATCTTTTTCATCAGGGCGAACCGGCGCATTCGTTCTATTTCGTGATCTCCGGTGCGATCAAGATCTACCGCCTGACCCCGGACGGGCAGGAAAAGGTATTCGAGGTAATCGGCAACCGTCAGACCTTCGCCGAAGCAATGATGCTGATGGACACGCCCAACTACGTCGCCTCGGCCCAGGCCGTGTGCCCGACGCAGGTCTATCGGTTCTCCAACGCCGCCTATATGCGCCTGCTGGAGGCGAACCAGAAGCTGTCCTTCGCGCTGCTGGGCAAGCTCAGCGTGCGCCTGCACCAGCGCATCAACGAGATCGAGACGCTGTCGCTGAAGAACGCCACTCACCGGGTGGTGCGCTACCTGATGACCCAACTGGCGCGCCTGAAAGACGAAGGAAACAGTTTCGAACTGCCGATGGCTAAGCAGCTGATCGCCGGGCACCTGTCGATCCAGCCGGAGACCTTCTCGCGGATCATCCGCCGCCTGATCGACGAAGGCATCATCACCCAGGAAGGCCGGCAGATCACCATTCTCGATCGCCAGCGGCTGGAACAGTTCGAGTGA
- the ytfE gene encoding iron-sulfur cluster repair protein YtfE, with protein sequence MSIALTEQTLGSLACLIPGATRVFRQYKLDFCCGGNTPLRDAALQRNLDAQAIAEQLAALDSATPSEPDWRNEPAAALIEFLLERYHERHREQFPELIRLASRVEQVHGNKADCPLGLAEHLWAMQQELESHMLKEEQILFPMLQRNIQLPQTQGPIAVMRFEHDQHSAALARLAELTQDITPPANACNTWRALYRGLEELRDDLMHHIHLENNILFANASAH encoded by the coding sequence ATGAGCATCGCGCTTACCGAACAGACCCTGGGCAGCCTGGCCTGCCTCATTCCCGGCGCCACCCGCGTGTTTCGCCAGTACAAGCTGGATTTCTGCTGCGGTGGCAACACGCCGCTGCGCGATGCGGCGCTGCAACGCAATCTCGACGCACAGGCCATCGCCGAACAGCTGGCCGCGCTGGACAGCGCCACACCGAGCGAGCCGGATTGGCGCAACGAGCCGGCCGCGGCGCTGATCGAGTTCCTCCTGGAGCGCTATCACGAACGCCACCGTGAGCAGTTCCCCGAGCTGATTCGCCTGGCCAGCCGCGTCGAGCAGGTGCACGGCAACAAGGCCGACTGCCCGCTCGGACTCGCCGAACACCTGTGGGCCATGCAGCAGGAACTCGAGAGCCACATGCTCAAGGAAGAACAGATCCTCTTCCCCATGCTGCAACGCAATATCCAACTGCCCCAGACCCAGGGACCGATCGCGGTAATGCGCTTCGAGCACGACCAGCACAGCGCCGCCCTGGCGCGACTGGCCGAGCTGACCCAGGACATCACCCCGCCGGCCAACGCGTGCAACACTTGGCGCGCCCTCTATCGCGGGCTGGAGGAATTGCGCGACGACCTGATGCACCACATCCATCTGGAAAACAACATCCTGTTCGCCAATGCCTCGGCACACTGA